The DNA window TTTCACCATACATGAGGCTTTTAACAAAAGGTTTCAGTAGTCGGGTTGCTAATAAATAAAGTGCGGGATTGGTATCTGATCTTGCCTTAATAACTACTTTTTGATCCTTATATTGTCTGAGATCAGCATTGATGAGTTTATCTTTCCAAAGATCTAAAAGAACTTTTTCCACGCTGTTTAGATCAGTATAAATAGTATGAGGATATAGTTTATCCATTATTAACATAAAAGCCCATGGTGGAATGATAGCCTCCGTAGAACAGATTAAAGCTACGGCTTTTCCGGCATATACAGAGTAATCTATTGCGGATATTGATTCTTTAAATTCTTTCTCTTTGACAATCATTCCCATGAAAAGATGTTCTTTGAGATCGAGCTCAGCAATATCTACTGAAGGTTTGTAATCCCAAAGGTCAAATGATATAATTCCTGAGGTTTCTGCCTTATTGATTAAAATTTTCTGATCCATAATTAAATGTTAAAACTTTTTAATAGCTATTTGATTTTTGAAAGAGCTTCTTCATATTTTTTTTCTACCGATGACCAGTCCAGAACTGACCAGAAAGAATCCAGATAGTCTGCTCTTTTGTTTTGATAAGCCAAATAGTATGCATGTTCCCAGACATCTATTCCAAGAATAGGGAAGCCTCTGTTCGCCGATTGAAGATCCATCATAGGGTTATCCTGATTAGGAGTTGAACTAATAGCAAGTGAGCCACTGAATTTAACATACAGCCAAACCCATCCGGATCCAAACTGACCAAGCCCGGATTTTTTCATTTCTGCTTTAAGATTTTCCAGATTGCCAAAAGCCGTGGTAATAGCTTCACCTAATTTTCCTTCTGGATTTAATTTCGGTTGTGGGGATAAGGTTTCCCAAAATAAAGAGTGATTGTAATGTCCACCACCATTATTTCTGATGGCAGGGCTGTATTCACTTATTCTTTGTAATAAAGAATCCAAATCAGAATCTGTTTCCCCAGCCTGGTCAAGGGCAGCAATAAGATTATCAACATATGCTTTATGATGCTTCTGATGATGAATGGTCATCGTTTCTTTATCTATAAATGGTTCCAATGCATCGTAAGCATAAGAAAGCTCTGGTAATGTAAATGAGTTCATTATTTTGATTTTTTGATTAACGTGTTTCAAAGGTAATAATATATTTTAATTAAACAACCAACAAGTTGGTTAATTGCTTAAATGAAATAACTCTCAATACACTGATAATTATAATATTAAGTGATATTATAGTTAATTATAGAAAATGACTATATTTGTTGTAGGAAATAAAACAACTTATATATTGTCAAATGAATAAGCCAGCAACAGATCGTATCCTGATGTTTTTAAAGATGAGAGGCGAAGCAACTTCACTTCTTATCTCTAAAGAATTGTCTATAACAAAGGAAGGAGCGAGAAAGCATTTATTAAACCTTGCCCAGGAAGGATTGATTAAATCCGTTGCCAAAAGCGAAGGGGTAGGTCGTCCTTCTACATATTATGTGCTTACTGAAAAAGGATTAGCACAATTTCCTGATACACACGCAGATGTTACGGTACAGCTTCTTCGATCTGTAAAAAATCTTTTGGGTGAGAATGCTTTAGATTTGTTGATCAATGATCGGGAAAAGAATACATATCAGCGTTATGAAAAAGCATTGATTAAAGCTTCATCACTAGAACAACGTCTGGATATTCTGGCAAAGATCCGTAATGATGAAGGATATATGGCTGAGTGGAAAAAGGAAGGGCATGACTATTTTTTGATTGAAAATCATTGTCCTATCTGTGCTGCTGCTAGCGAGTGCCAGGGATTCTGTCGTGCAGAATTGTCTAATTTCCAGAATTTAATAGGTTCCCAATATAAAGTAGAACGGATAAAACATATTCTTTCAGGTGCGCAGCGTTGTGTATATAAGATCAGTGGATAATATATACTTTTAATCTCTTTCCGGAATTTGAAATAGGAATTGTATAAGTGAAACTTTCTAAATATGTAAATTGCATCAACCATACTCATGTAAAATTCATATGAATAAAAATATTTTAAGCCTTCCGTACTTTAAATGGGTTTTTATCATTTCGCTTATTGTAAATTATGGGTGCTCTAAAACGCCTAAAAAGCAAACTTTAAATGAAAGTAAAAGAAATTTAAATCCTGCTTTAAAGCCTCAAAAAGAGAATCCCATAATTGATATTAAAAAAGAACCTGCTGATTTTTTACCAAATGGGTACGTGATCTTTGAAAAATCCTATGGTGATTTAAATAAAGACGGAGTAGATGATTGTATTCTCATCATCAAAAAGACGGATCAAAGTAAAATTATTACAGATGAATACCGCGGAAAACTGGATCGCAACCGTAGGGGTATTATTATTCTCTTTAAGAAAAATGAAGGCTATGAATTGGCTTCAAAAAATTATGATTGTTTTTCATCGGAAAATGAAGATGGCGGAGTGTATTATGCTCCTGAACTATCTGTCTCTGCTGAAAAAGGAAATCTATATATTCATTATGCCCATGGACGATACGGATATTGGAGCTATACATTCAGATATAAAAATCCAGATTTTGAATTAATAGGCTACGATGAAAGCTCAAATACAGGTCCTGTAATTAACAGTGAAACCAGTATTAATTTTTTAACGGGAAAAAAACTTATTAAGGTCAATGTAAATGAAGGCGCTGAAAGTGGTGAAGAAAAATTTGAAAATACCTGGTCAAAACTTAAGTCATTAAAGAATTTTAATCTTTCAGAAATTAAAGATTTTGATGAGCTTGATTTCTCGGAATATTAGCAGATATTTATTTATTGTCAGATTTTACTACTCATTTCCTGAACTTCTTCTGCAGAAAAGCCATAGATCTGAGGTGTTTTTACATCAAGTAAATTAAGATAAATATAAAGTTCTCCTCTATGATGGATCTCATGTTCTGTCATGGCACGAAGCCATTTCCATATGGTGATCTCATTATTTGCCGGAGTTAAACATTTTCGGTTGAGATCCTCATCAGAAAGGCTGCTAATAATTTCGATGGTTTGCCTGTGCATTTCATTAAAGTAGCTGATAATATTGTCATAGCCATCTGCCAATTCTTTTCCGCAACCCTGATAAGCACTTTTTCTTCCCAAAATAGTTTCCCCATACATAGACCTTTCAATAGCCGCAATATGCCTGATCTGATCACCGACGGTAAACTTTCCGGGTTTATATGAGAAATCCAGATGTTCAGGTCTGATAACCTCAATTAATCGATTGGTTCTTGCCCTAACTTTTTCATAATAATCAATAAATGATTGTGCGGATCTTATTTCCATTGTATTAATTTTTGTTTTATAGCACACGAAAAGAAATTATAATTGAGCCGAAAACTTTTTGTGAATATAAGAAAATATACTTTCTGTTAAGGCTAACAACTCTTGTAAGCGATCTGGAATATATTAAAATGATCATTTAACTAATTTTTTTTGCGCAGCTGGCGGTTGCACTATTTAATTATAAATAATTTTTTTTAAAATTTTAATTGCAACATTGTTGCGGTTTGTGTTTTTTTTTATTATTATTGCAATTGAATTGCATTAATTTAAATTGATCTTACTGAAATGAAGAAATAAATCATTGATTAGTAAGAAATGCAGAATACTAAACAAATAAAGTTGTAGGACTGTGTTTGTATTTTCAGATAGCCTTTAATTTAAAAAACATACTTAACATTTTATCAATTATGAAAAAACAATTACTAGTAATTGGCGTTCTGTTCGCTGTTTTGGTCAGTGCCCAAGCCAATGATGATCTAAAAAGAGCATTTGAAAAACAAAACATACAGAACAACGAGAAGTTTGATTCTTATGCTGCAAAACACTACGGCTCGGCTAAGGCACCTGAGGTTCAAAAAGAAATTGAAGAGCAAAGAAGCAACTTAGCGGGTTTCCTACCGAATGGTAAGCCTTATTTCTATAAGAATCAGGATATAAGACAAGTACAGAATTCCAATGCTGATGCTTTAAATACGGTGGGCGGCGTAACTGGATTGACCAATGCTTATAAAGGAGAAAATATTAAGTTCACTATTTTTGATGGCGGAAGAGTATATGCCGGACATCCTGCATTTGATAATGCAGTTGGCAGAATTTCCAATAAAGAAGCAGCGACTCAAATTTATAGTGAACACTCAACAGGTGTCGCTGGTTTTATAGGAAGTAGGGCTTTAAATATCCAAGGAAATCTGAATGGAGTACCAGTTACAGGTAATATTCAGGGAGTTGCTGTGAATTCAACGATAGATTCTTATCGGTTTGCCCAAACGATCTTACCGGGAAATACCACAGCAAGTAATGTATTTCAGAAGATATTGGCAGCACAGCCAAAAATTTCTAATCATTCATATGGGATCAATGCAGGCTGGGATATAAAAACTGCAGATGACGGCAGTTATTTCTGGTTATGGAATGGTGCTTTTGACAGTCCGGGTACTTCTTATGATACACAGGGAACTTACTTATCAAATGATCAGAATTATGATCAGATTGTATATAATAATCCTTCCTACATTATTATAAAATCTGCAGGAAACTATTTCGGAGACGGTCCTGATCGCCCGGGAACAACTACGTTTCCCAGATATTATGAAGATAATAATGGAAATTTAGTTCAATTTGCTTCTACAGATACTCTGCCAGCAACAAATTGTGCTCAGGGTTTTGATTGTATAGGGCAGGGCTCATTAGCGAAAAATATAATTGTTGTGGGTGCTACAGATGTGATCTCAACTAATAATTTCAAATATTCAGCAGCAGCTGATGTTGTACATTCTGATTACAGCAGTGCCGGACCAAGGGATGATGGTGGGATAAAACCAGATATTGCAACGACCGGGACTAATGTGTTTTCCGCTTCTACTGCAGAGAATACAACAGGTAGTGTAAAGTATGATTATGGCAGTGGAACCTCATATTCAGCACCGGTTGTAACGGGAGTTATTGGTT is part of the Chryseobacterium paludis genome and encodes:
- a CDS encoding DUF2480 family protein, translating into MDQKILINKAETSGIISFDLWDYKPSVDIAELDLKEHLFMGMIVKEKEFKESISAIDYSVYAGKAVALICSTEAIIPPWAFMLIMDKLYPHTIYTDLNSVEKVLLDLWKDKLINADLRQYKDQKVVIKARSDTNPALYLLATRLLKPFVKSLMYGEIGLPKVIFKN
- a CDS encoding superoxide dismutase — protein: MNSFTLPELSYAYDALEPFIDKETMTIHHQKHHKAYVDNLIAALDQAGETDSDLDSLLQRISEYSPAIRNNGGGHYNHSLFWETLSPQPKLNPEGKLGEAITTAFGNLENLKAEMKKSGLGQFGSGWVWLYVKFSGSLAISSTPNQDNPMMDLQSANRGFPILGIDVWEHAYYLAYQNKRADYLDSFWSVLDWSSVEKKYEEALSKIK
- a CDS encoding helix-turn-helix transcriptional regulator, with translation MNKPATDRILMFLKMRGEATSLLISKELSITKEGARKHLLNLAQEGLIKSVAKSEGVGRPSTYYVLTEKGLAQFPDTHADVTVQLLRSVKNLLGENALDLLINDREKNTYQRYEKALIKASSLEQRLDILAKIRNDEGYMAEWKKEGHDYFLIENHCPICAAASECQGFCRAELSNFQNLIGSQYKVERIKHILSGAQRCVYKISG
- a CDS encoding S8 family peptidase; the protein is MKKQLLVIGVLFAVLVSAQANDDLKRAFEKQNIQNNEKFDSYAAKHYGSAKAPEVQKEIEEQRSNLAGFLPNGKPYFYKNQDIRQVQNSNADALNTVGGVTGLTNAYKGENIKFTIFDGGRVYAGHPAFDNAVGRISNKEAATQIYSEHSTGVAGFIGSRALNIQGNLNGVPVTGNIQGVAVNSTIDSYRFAQTILPGNTTASNVFQKILAAQPKISNHSYGINAGWDIKTADDGSYFWLWNGAFDSPGTSYDTQGTYLSNDQNYDQIVYNNPSYIIIKSAGNYFGDGPDRPGTTTFPRYYEDNNGNLVQFASTDTLPATNCAQGFDCIGQGSLAKNIIVVGATDVISTNNFKYSAAADVVHSDYSSAGPRDDGGIKPDIATTGTNVFSASTAENTTGSVKYDYGSGTSYSAPVVTGVIGLWTQIYKDLFSNQLLNAASAKTLMVHSASEAGNVGPDPWFGWGYINARKGAELLVGKANNTVIFNNETLNNGVANTKIIKASGSEPLKVTISWIDPAYNVPANLTWGQVYNNRSSRLVNDLDLRIIDTTTNTVHTPWKLNANSPMTPATKGDNTVDNVEQVVIDAPVAGRNYRVEITNKGNLVNNAGAGAPQDYSIIATGFSQEVLATSEKGKEESNIVIAPTITKDIVKVLKAPRNSTFNIYDLSGKKIQSGIINNDEVSVDLSSSVRGIYIIEVKTNKETISKKIIKE
- a CDS encoding DinB family protein; the protein is MEIRSAQSFIDYYEKVRARTNRLIEVIRPEHLDFSYKPGKFTVGDQIRHIAAIERSMYGETILGRKSAYQGCGKELADGYDNIISYFNEMHRQTIEIISSLSDEDLNRKCLTPANNEITIWKWLRAMTEHEIHHRGELYIYLNLLDVKTPQIYGFSAEEVQEMSSKI